DNA from Sander lucioperca isolate FBNREF2018 unplaced genomic scaffold, SLUC_FBN_1.2 Unpl_137, whole genome shotgun sequence:
tgctTTGCAGTGTAACGTTAACGAGCATCGCGCACCGTCAGTCAACAGTCCGctaaagttctgttgttgccgctgacagactcagattattattctaagttgTCTGACACATTATGAAAGGTCCCTACAGAATGACCTTTGTtgtaaagagtaagatcctttagtgtaacatgaaacagccctgacaTCACCGtcaccaactccaccagactccatgtaataatcactacttttatcaccgtaaacacacttcattcaaagtcacaagagacaaaataaaaacgcttaaaagccgtcttggttcatctttccactgttccaacaatcaccactgctggtttggttgaaataaacccttaattcacccatttacatgtggaaatatgctggctctatacacgctaaagtagtgattatttacatggagtctggtgaaatATGCCGGCTCTAACCGCTAAAAGTCCTGAGtatacatggagtctggtggagatatgctgctctatacacgctaaaagtcctgattatttacatggagtctggtggcgatatgctggctctatacacgctaaaagtactgattagtttacatggagtctagtggagtttggtgatggtgatttatCATGTTACACTAAAGaccttactctttaactaaaaggtctatctctgtagggatctttcataatgttgtcagaaacgTTAGGGTGACCTTGCAGCCCGATTCAcgctaaaagttctgtttatttacatggaaacATTTCACACCACACTGTGTTGCCTCGGGCTGGGTAAGAGCGGACCTGTTGATCTGACATGACTGTTTTCTGCCTGCAGGACACATGTGTAAAGACTGCCTGTACTCCACCTTCTGTTACCCATGCTCCTGGTGTCAGATGGCCCGAGAGATGAAAAGCAGAAACATCCCGATCGTTCTGGTCAGTGCCAAGCATTCATGACGACACTCATCATCATCTCCACCCAGGCTGTCACATCTTCCATTAACCACAACCTGCAAACTACACTACAACTTACTAACTGTTAGTGTAACTACACTTTAGACTGAAGCCCATTGAGAGAAactaatgatttaaaaaaatacagccTAAAGTGCTCCTGTCGCTGACTGAAAAACTTGAGCCATAAATTTCTGTAATAGTAATtattgagttgtttttttttaaagatgttgaTCTAATCACTCTCCAGCATCATTAAAGTTCCTACTGCagaattatgtttttgtttttgattcaATATTGTTTTGATCAGGGATATattcagttacaataccaatttagcttggatatgaaagagattctcagagaactcaTGCTGTGAATTGTACAAGGACCCTCTAACGTGCtgcattattaaaatattaatgttGGTGTTAAGAATTGACCCCAAAACAGAACTGCACACCTAAAGACACACATCTGTCAAATGGGGcgtacccactgctagtaccagctcagcacacacacacatacacacacacagatacacaactacacacacacacacacacacacacacacacacacatacacacacacacacacatacacacacacacacaacacacacacacacacacacagatacacaactacacacacacacatacacacacacacacacacacacacacacacaccacacacacacacacacacacatacacacacacacacacacagatacacaactacacacacacacatacacacacacacacacacatacacagtacacacacacacacacacacacacacagatacacaactacacacacacacacatacacacacacacacaccacacacacacacacacacacacacacatacacagatacacacacacacacacacacatacacacacacacacacacacacacacacacatacacacacacacacacacacatacacatacacagatacacacacagacacacatacacacacacacacacacacacacacacacacacacacacacacacatacacagatacacacacacacacacacatacacagatacacacacacacacacacacacacacacacacacacacatacacacacacacacacacatacacacacacatacacacacacacacacacacaccacacacacatacacacacacacacacacacacacacacacacacacatacacacacacacacacacatacacacacacatacacaactacacacacacacataaacacacacacacacacacacagatatacacacacacacacacacatacacacacacacacacacacatacacagatacacacacacacacagatacacacacacacacacagatacacacacacatatatatatatatatatatatatatatatatatatatatatatatatatatatatacacatacatacatacatacatacatacatacatacatacatacatacatacatatatatacacacacacatacatatacacacgcacaactacacacgcgcgcgcacacacacacacacacacacacacacacatatatatatatatatatatatatatatatatatatatatatatatatatatacacacacacaactacacaaactacataaatacacatagtatttattatattactattattataataGTCATTATCTCATcgtttcattattaaaatgtgtggtatagTTACATAAGAAAATAGATTGCTCCAAGtataggcagtttaaaacatggcaaccgtattgtcaatttcggcaaccgaaagctgatgcctggttgccaCCATGGCAACCACTTCAAAAAGTTAGCGTTGAGCCCTGCCATGGCCGCTTTTGGCAACTGAAGCATTTGAACATACTCCAAGAAATGACCTCACAATAATGGAAAAATACGGATTTAAAGGGTTAAATCCTGACTGTAAAACCTCAGacatccactagagggcgccaccCACTTTAGAGACTAATGTCACCTCTCTTCTTATTGGCCGTGTTAACCAGCCACACAGGAggacacaataacaaaaactcCTCACAACTTTATTTAAATCAATCTTTATTGACAGACCTGCAGGGTTTTCTCTGCTATTATAATTACAAACACATGTTGGTCTGATGTCTGGACAACTTTTACGTTAACGTTTCTGCACCACAACGTATAAGCAGACAGGCTTCAGTCTGTTTTATACTTAGAAATACCCACTTTTATTCTTGTGTTTGAActaggctgcaactaacgattatttcatagtcgattaatctgtcgattattttctcgattaatcgattagttgtttgatctataaaatgtcaaaacatggtgaaaaatgtggatcagtgtttcccaaagcctaagaggacgtcctcaatgTCTTGTTtcgtccaaaactcaaagatattcagtttcctgtcacagaggagagaagaaactagaagatattcacatttaacaagctggaatcagagaaatctcattttttgtaataaaaaaagactcaaacgattaatcgtcaTGACCGAAAGACGAGATccatcgaaaggagccagttgaggtggttcgggcatctggtaaggatgcccctgggcgcctccctagggagtgttccaggcacgtccagctgggaggaggtctcggggaagacccaggactaggtggagggattatatctccaacctggcctgggaacgcctcgggatcccccagtcggagctggttaatgtggctcgggaaagggaagttttgggttcccctgctggagctgctacccccgcgacccgctaccggataagcggcacgaagatggatggatcaaacgattaatcgattatcaaaatagttggcgattatttaatagttgacaactaatcgataatCGATtgatcgttgcacctctagtttAAACTGTTTCATGTTAATCTTGCTTAATGCTCACATCATCTATGATCATTTACATTCTTGATGCTCTTTGTGAGGCACTTTGCTGCAAAACCTGTTCGCTTTTTAAAGGttaactttgttttttctcaACCTGGACCTTATTCcctcatgtgtttgtgtctaaggtgtttttccatcacatggtaccagctctactctccTTTTTTGGTTTCCCGTTCTGATAATAGTCCCTGGTagctgctaacaggtactttattcagtctcacctccgtcgaggttcctatagcgagctgaggcgataccaaaaggtgacgtgaaaacctgctgattggtcagagagaattgtCACTAATCACTGTGTCGTCATTGctatagcgacagacgggggggtgtcctgaacaaacccatttttaaatagtttagccagcggtgttttttgataacggaaggcttgtatcatggacgcaccgacagttttgttgtcgcCAAATACGGGCACATAGTCTTCTACAAAGCCAACGAAAACGCATGGATGGACAGCAGGTAAACataccaccacacacacacacacacacacacacacacacacacacacacacacacacacaccacacacacacacacacacacacacacatacatacatacatacatacatacatacatacatacatacatacatacatacatacatacacacacatacacatacacatatatacacacacacacacacatacacgcacacagaaacacacatacatacacgcacacacacacacagaaacacgcacacaaaaacacatacacacacacacacacacacagaaacacgcacacagaaacacatacatacacacatacatacatacacacatacacacatacatacatacatacatacatacacacacacatacatacatacatacatacatacacacacacatacatacacacatacacacacacatacatacatacatacatacatacatacacacacacacacacacacacacacacacacacacacacacacacacacacacagaaacacgcacacagaaacacatacacacacacacgcacacagaaacacatacacacgcacacagaaacacatacacacacacacacacacacacacacatacatacatacatacacacatacacacacacatacatacatacatacatacatacatacatacacacacacatacatacacacatacacacacacatacatacatacatacatacatacatacatacacacacacatacatacacacatacacacacacacacatacatacatacatacatacatacatacatacacacacacacacacacacacacacacacacacacacacacacacagaaacacgcacacagaaacacatacacacacacacgcacacagaaacacatacacacgcacacagaaacacatacacacacacacacacgcgcacacagaaacacatacacgcgcacacagaaacacacacacacacacacacacacagaaacacacacacacacac
Protein-coding regions in this window:
- the LOC118494532 gene encoding cornifelin homolog A-like; this translates as CAPWRVYSGLPLLTLVIIPPINLSMRVSMRRARRLKFLPAGHMCKDCLYSTFCYPCSWCQMAREMKSRNIPIVLVSAKHS